The Desulfobacteraceae bacterium genome includes a region encoding these proteins:
- a CDS encoding S8 family serine peptidase — translation MTVEIALIDSGVNPQHPHVNEVAGGIAFFPAADGGVATTPGFHDTIGHGTAVAGIIRERLPAARLFALKIFGDTLRAPAKLLGAALAWAVDHRIKVIHLSLGTANPTHRLALERVCRQAHDRQLVVVAAGRGPDDVIWPSTLKTVVGVFWDSACAPGRISYHPGRPIAFGAHGWPRALPGLPQERNFRGHSFAAARVTAEVARLLADNPGGGPDWVRLQLIRAAGG, via the coding sequence ATGACGGTTGAAATCGCCCTCATCGACAGTGGCGTCAACCCGCAGCACCCCCACGTCAACGAGGTAGCCGGGGGCATTGCCTTCTTCCCGGCCGCCGACGGCGGCGTCGCGACCACCCCTGGTTTTCACGACACCATCGGCCACGGGACGGCGGTTGCCGGGATCATTCGCGAGCGGCTGCCCGCCGCCAGACTCTTTGCCCTCAAAATTTTTGGCGACACGCTGCGCGCCCCGGCAAAGCTGCTGGGCGCTGCGCTGGCCTGGGCCGTGGACCACCGGATCAAGGTGATTCACTTGAGCCTTGGGACCGCAAACCCCACCCACCGGTTGGCGCTGGAACGCGTCTGCCGGCAGGCCCACGATCGGCAACTGGTCGTGGTGGCCGCAGGCCGGGGTCCGGATGACGTCATCTGGCCTTCCACGCTGAAAACCGTTGTCGGCGTTTTCTGGGACTCGGCCTGCGCCCCTGGTCGCATCTCGTATCATCCCGGACGGCCGATCGCCTTCGGCGCCCACGGGTGGCCGCGGGCCCTGCCGGGGCTGCCCCAGGAACGCAACTTCCGGGGCCACAGCTTCGCCGCCGCCCGCGTGACTGCCGAGGTGGCGCGGCTGCTGGCGGACAACCCCG